A genomic segment from Zerene cesonia ecotype Mississippi chromosome 7, Zerene_cesonia_1.1, whole genome shotgun sequence encodes:
- the LOC119840760 gene encoding peroxisomal membrane protein PMP34, whose product MASSLFGYETLVHALAGATGSVVGMAAFYPLDTLRSRQQVEESNKLQGSVWELVLKLAKEEGLESLYRGLCPVLQSLSVSNFVYFYTFHGLRRSSVSKSSALKDLLFGVVAGSINVLITSPLWVVNMRMKFDKNLYNSLFEGLCDVFNKEGVKGLWSGTLPSLLLVSNPAIQFMIYESIKRNLVAMKRFDTYSAFLTGAIAKAIATTLTYPIQLVQARLRVGKSLKPLYDEVKSNPLVLFRGLEAKIMQTVMTAALMFLIYEKVVRLVLTIMRVKITKK is encoded by the exons ATGGCTTCATCTCTATTTGGTTACGAAACCCTCGTGCACGCTTTGGCTGGAGCAACG GGAAGTGTTGTGGGAATGGCAGCATTTTATCCTTTGGATACACTGCGGTCTAGACAACAAg TTGAAGAGTCCAATAAACTACAAGGATCTGTGTGGGAGCTTGTGCTGAAATTGGCGAAAGAAGAAGGATTAGAATCATTATATCGTGGTCTGTGTCCTGTCTTGCAGTCACTATCTGtttcaaattttgtttacttttacaCTTTTCATGGGTTGAGACGATCTTCAGTAAGTAAATCGTCAGCTTTAAAAGATTTGCTTTTTGGTGTTGTAGCTGGAAGTATCAATGTATTAATTACATCTCCCTTATGGGTTGTTAATATGagaatgaaatttgataagaaTTTATACAACAGTCTTTTTGAAGGACTTTGTGATGTGTTTAATAAAGAAGGTGTAAAGGGATTATGGTCTGGTACTTTGCCATCACTGCTATTGGTGTCAAACCCAGCCATACAATTTATGATCTATGAATctataaaaagaaacttaGTGGCTATGAAACGTTTCGATACTTACTCTGCCTTCCTTACTGGAGCTATAGCAAAGGCAATTGCAACTACTTTAACTTATCCTATTCAACTGGTGCAGGCAAGGTTAAGAGTGGGTAAAAGCTTAAAACCATTGTATGATGAGGTTAAGTCTAATCCTTTGGTTTTATTCAGAGGGTTGGAAGCAAAAATTATGCAAACTGTTATGACTGCAGCATTAATGTTccttatttatgaaaaagttGTGAGATTGGTTTTGACAATTATGAGagtcaaaataacaaaaaaatga
- the LOC119840749 gene encoding WASH complex subunit 5, whose product MRVFLAEDNLCAQNLLKIVSHGNAILAEILRLKDHIPYMYLFENKETQQRYSDVIMDFSYFKISDIQEKKISSNLKLQDLDDDLKEKYLELITRFYLLFENIYQFIVDLNSFVEQLHDGAFIQQTMDTVLRDIEGKQLLCESLYLYGAMLLLCDLYIPGAARERLLVAFYRYSTNQSQSNVDDVCKLLRDTGYDQVHGKRPSDYPVEYFSRVPVHPDFVEKVVGKLRSEDIYNQLSVYTIPEHQASALSAQASMLVVCLFFAPHYLHGDMTKMREIVDKFFPCNWVIPIYMGVSLSVFDYWEHFKAAKTCLNNTCNNKMVKEIFSKRGSSVPILITKIQQLLKEGTLTDDFVLDNVNRILNVILNANHVLRWLLLHNTDVIFFDNNKRSKQMKDLVVKESGYDPLQLLELLISTAELELKVREFLKNLLDNRSESWNMNKNLALETLNNLSDLFTGSKSFTKVAENEQLKVWFSNIAKQVSSLSEQITPKSVKKVTRLIQVLDDVEEFHGIKSTSTVVQLLTETKEALKNVLRTASLKEDSLVTLETVADFSYAWCTIDLYTKYMQGRIKENPAVTSRLRALFLKLASAMEIPLLRINQAESEDLVSVSQYYSNELIKYIQKVLQIIPEMVFSIVEKIIELQTWSIIELPTRIDKEKLRDYAQLDHRMEVARLTHSASTFTTGILDMRSTLVGVIRVDPAELLEEGLLKELDKHVSKKFVEFLEPQVKKPNNLISRLQKLADSMEGYKRSLEYIQDYINIHGLRIWQKQVSTLINENVAKEISIRKGVALYGPSAGFMGSLAKQISQLIDARVSTYINVCVAWFDIKTNSEIVNTKTFSKLNEAIGVVGLHGLDTLYGHMIKNQLQQIQHIIRTNQEKTIFINKNVDLKEIEQVTLKNYKTFQQIADILLVVGNLQLLRKHIAYQLNTTCKFDSAHLEASLRTMNECLINELKKIHKLESKPNCLALIRELDQYLVRCGQFKPFEKIYIKNPAEFNSVNMGHMIALVLIAQLSKLQLCSTTGDLITRKPGENIDGYPLLIGAYTILRQSKPEHMEEFLDYLCKYVKVVTLNRITTSENSNEGPLVIRFLQVFCETFGYSFTNLEDKLPLALLTHLPLK is encoded by the exons atgaGGGTATTTTTAGCAGAAGATAATCTTTGTGCCcaaaatttgttgaaaatagTTTCTCATGGAAATGCTATATTAGCTGAAATATTAAGACTGAAAGATCACATTCCGTAcatgtattt ATTTGAGAACAAGGAAACACAACAGCGATATTCAGATGTAATTATGGACTTTAGctactttaaaatttcagaCATACAGGAAAAGAAAATTTCCTCAAATCTG aaaCTTCAAGATTTGGATGATgacttaaaagaaaaatatctgGAGCTgataacacgcttttatttactgtttgaaaatatttatcaattcattgttgatttaaattcatttgttGAGCAATTGCATGATGGTGCTTTCATTCAACAAACTATGGATACTGTCCTTAGAGATATAGAAGGAAAACAATTACTT TGTGAATCTCTGTACTTATATGGTGCAATGCTCTTATTATGCGATTTGTATATCCCGGGTGCTGCTAGAGAGAGACTATTGGTTGCATTTTATCGATACAGCACAAATCAATCTCAATCTAATGTGGATGATGTTTGTAAACTACTCAGGGACACTGGTTATGACCAAGTGCATGGAAAACGACCATCAGATTATCCTGTTGAATATTTCAg TCGTGTACCAGTTCACCCTGACTTTGTTGAGAAAGTTGTTGGTAAATTGCGATCAGAAGACATTTATAATCAGTTGTCAGTCTATACAATACCCGAACATCAAGCTTCTGCATTATCTGCACAGGCTAGCATGTTAGTAGTGTGCTTATTTTTTGCACCTCATTATTTGCATGGTGATATGACAAAAATGCGGGAAattgttgataaattttttcctTGTAATTGGGTCATACCAATATATATGGGAGTAAGTCTAAGTGTTTTTGATTACTGGGAACATTTCAAGGCTGCTAAAACCTGCCTCAATAatacatgtaataataaaatggtaaAAGAAATATTCTCAAAAAGAGGTAGTTCTGTgccaatattaattacaaaaattcagCAGCTACTTAAGGAGGGGACATTGACTGATGACTTTGTACTAGATAATGTGAATAGAATActtaatgtaatattgaatGCAAACCATGTATTACGATGGCTTTTGTTACATAACActgatgttatattttttgacaaCAATAAGAGAAGTAAACAAATGAAGGATTTGGTTGTAAAAGAGTCTGGCTATGATCCACTGCAACTGCTAGAGTTACTTATAAGTACGGCTGAGTTAGAGCTTAAAGTAAGAgagtttttaaaaaatctgcTGGACAATAGAAGCGAAAGTtggaatatgaataaaaatcttgCACTTGAGACTTTAAACAACTTATCTGATTTGTTCACTGGCAGTAAGTCATTCACAAAAGTTGCTGAAAACGAACAATTGAAAGTCTGGTTTTCAAACATTGCCAAGCAGGTATCTTCACTCAGTGAACAAATTACTCCAAAGTCagtaaaaaaagtaacaaGACTCATACAAGTATTAGATGATGTTGAAGAATTTCATGGCATAAAGAGTACTTCTACAGTTGTCCAATTACTGACTGAAACGAAAGAAGCTTTAAAAAATGTCCTCAGAACTGCTTCATTAAAAGAGGATTCATTGGTGACTTTAGAAACTGTAGCCGACTTTAGTTATGCTTGGTGCACAATTGATCTTTACACAAAATACATGCAAGGCCGCATTAAGGAAAACCCAGCTGTCACAAGCAGATTAAGAgcattatttctaaaattagcAAGTGCAATGGAAATCCCACTTTTGCGAATAAACCAAGCAGAAAGTGAGGATTTAGTGTCAGTCTCCCAATATTACAGCAATGAACTCATTAAGTACATACAAAAGGTGTTACAAATAATTCCAGAGATGGTATTTAGTATAGTTGAGAAGATAATTGAATTACAAACATGGTCCATTATAGAATTGCCTACACGTATTGATAAGGAAAAGTTAAGAGATTATGCACAACTCGATCACAGAATGGAAGTAGCTAGGCTTACGCATTCCGCATCGACATTCACTACAG GTATTTTAGATATGCGATCTACACTGGTTGGTGTTATACGAGTTGACCCAGCAGAACTTTTGGAAGAAGGTTTACTAAAAGAATTAGACAAACATGTAAGCAAAAAGTTTGTTGAATTCCTTGAGCCCCAAGTGAAAAAAcctaacaatttaatttcgaGACTGCAAAAATTGGCTGATAGCATGGAAGGTTACAAAAGATCTTTGGAATATATTCaagattacataaatattcatggaTTAAGGATATGGCAAAAACAG GTTTCAACActgataaatgaaaatgttgcTAAAGAAATAAGCATACGTAAGGGAGTGGCGTTATATGGACCATCAGCGGGTTTTATGGGAAGCCTTGCGAAACAGATTTCGCAACTGATCGATGCTAG aGTTAGTACGTACATAAATGTGTGTGTAGCTTGGTTTGACATAAAAACCAATTCTGAAATTGTGAACACAAAAACTTTCTCCAAATTGAATGAAGCCATTGGTGTGGTTGGTCTACACGGATTGGATACATTGTATGGCCATATGATAAAAAACCAGCTTCaacaaatacaacatattATTCGTACAAATCAggagaaaacaatatttatcaataaaaatgtagattTGAAAGAAATAGAACAAGTAACtctgaaaaattataagactTTCCAGCAGATTGCAGATATATTGCTAGTTGTGGGAAATTTGCAATTGTTAAGAAAACATATTGCATACCAGTTAAACACGACTTGTAAATTTGATTCCGCTCATCTAGAGGCGTCTTTACGAACGATGAATGA GTGTTTAAtcaatgaattgaaaaaaattcacaaattagAATCTAAGCCGAATTGCTTAGCTTTGATAAGAGAGCTTGACCAATATTTAGTAAGGTGTGGGCAATTCAAACCATtcgaaaaaatttatattaaaaatccagCAGAATTTAATAGTGTTAATATGGGTCACATGATAGCCCTTGTTTTGATAGCTCAGTTATCAAAACTGCAACTGTGTTCTACTACAG GTGATTTAATAACAAGGAAACCTGGTGAAAATATTGACGGATATCCATTGCTCATAGGTGCTTATACAATATTGCGTCAATCTAAACCAGAACATATGGAGGAATTCTTGgattatttatgcaaatatgtAAAAGTGGTTACTCTTAACAG aaTAACAACTTCAGAGAACAGTAATGAAGGGCCATTAGTAATAAGATTTTTGCAAGTTTTTTGTGAAACATTTGGTTATTCATTTACAAATTTGGAAGACAAATTGCCACTAGCACTATTAACCCATTTACCCCTAAAGTAA
- the LOC119840759 gene encoding leukocyte receptor cluster member 1 homolog produces MNILPKKRWHVRTKENIARVRRDEAEAAEKERQEKRRIDQADRELRLNILKQKSKQKLDNLHTTFPTNDTQEVEAITQEHVNLFADIEHSVSTTNKEHDREVTERKEEYEKKIGYLTYLGQDTNEALGKKNWYEVLPDSSRFCRPDYIKDTYDKLVLKDEDGKPKTKECDVKDGEINWKSKQRHDPINAFKKYCNSEKTHMENKSKNKAVVVTNSKHKKDSSNKSDKEIKLQKLREARLKREQEEKQKTVLFLTKLNGGPTVEDKEKPKKLMPKYNSQFNPELARQNYR; encoded by the exons atgaatattcttCCAAAGAAaag GTGGCATGTGCGGACTAAGGAAAATATAGCTAGAGTCAGACGTGACGAAGCCGAAGCAGCGGAAAAAGAGAGACAAGAAAAACGGAGGATTGACCAAGCTGACCGTGAATTGCGTCTTAATATTCTAAAGcaaaaaagcaaacaaaagTTAGATAATTTACATACTACTTTCCCAACAAATGATACTCAAGAAGTTGAAGCTATAACACAGGAACatgttaatttgtttgctGATATTGAACATTCAGTTAGTACTACCAATAAGGAACATGATAGAGAAGTAACTGAAAGGAAAGAAGAGTATGAAAAGAAGATTGGGTATTTAACATATCTTGGACAGGATACAAATGAGGCACTTGGGAAGAAAAATTGGTATGAAGTATTACCCGATTCATCAAGATTTTGTAGACCTGACTACATAAAGGATACTTATGATAAATTGGTACTCAAAGATGAAGATGGTAAACCGAAGACAAAAGAATGTGATGTGAAAGATGGAGAAATTAACTGGAAATCTAAACAGCGACATGACCCAATTAAtgcattcaaaaaatattgtaattcagAAAAAACACACatggaaaataaaagtaaaaataaagcagTTGTTGTGAcaaattcaaaacataaaaaagattcAAGCAATAAATCAGATAAAGAAATCAAACTTCAGAAGCTTCGAGAAGCAAGACTTAAAAGAGAACaagaagaaaaacaaaagactgttttatttttaactaaattaaatggTGGTCCAACAGTGGAAGATAAAGAAAAGCCTAAAAAACTAATGCCAAAGTACAATTCACAATTCAATCCAGAGCTTGCAAGACAAAATTACAGATAA
- the LOC119840751 gene encoding muscle M-line assembly protein unc-89, which translates to METVEEHPVINSTIDDMKTTVTEELPTNDVESDVCQKSNGVNCITNSDDNVAESTTEVESVPNSGPTVKILEICENFEIEEPVKQELEEAVVESAIDKEIIEPKSDIDLDNEDPKKLLEVTEPEIVDENVTVSSDQVVIADENAIDKQEIGTENNITEHSIENEIQDQTTIERSIIDQAQVCDDKNQNSDLELGSTVEFCASSTTINEGVHFETEILIEKNDNDVNENVIIESETLITDNSNNILSELGENIELSDVLQSSDMTSNVENNNATAKEEVFNKEELLDILQGNDVDQSYIEGNEAEKALQQLSMLKQHGRSTKKVKNKSKESVKNKDNKSVANENVENKVQEKDNIVNVLVMDWDDDEPENKDHQDSESLPPDSDKKCPQNIEPSEEPSGRSSVESTVSEDTSQKQVKSEDESPPKRLGRVIKKKVIFDPDNPDTFTKSKTPSKSKEVHQNKDQPPIKKGKIEHTPQRNKSRSPTSKLQWKKPSPRNSKQNKRLSEVDKLLMDEGAVNMIYQLTPEAPKGRKNVKTKAEFIKKIQSSTPEGKEMKFRERKKDARYDDGDAKKILGGKQRSSLSSSVKSPSVCEDFETHSADDSIIYRRHSSSSYSSSCMSPRRLSDVEGNSQSSKPAPVPQTEKQSMTNNHNDTQSQSEDIFMLDVNTVTSDVKTELINKEDCLSIKEKLNSKLSLALNKRKRDSAKVDKPAKQKKILKPEEKEVVNEVTNTLSCNFKFVSVKIDQHLAEICLQKTGSKDSVEVLKELEQALKSIDENNDISVTLLSSQCGTLCSSLDLSLLLDENSEIRTKNAYELAESVRSLLATVSRHRKLVCCGVWGACSGAWVALVALCDVALASECATFSLAAPAAPSLPGAAALAAPHRALPHPLVNDLVIFGRRISASEALRGGLVSRTLWPFRFDEQVRNIVKDIAIQPTHAVLLKKRLLGLKKSREGEVAFLSCLESERDLLVEYWTSVEGQELLRAALDAA; encoded by the exons ATGGAAACTGTTGAAGAGCATCCTGTTATAAATTCTACTATTGATGACATGAAAACAACCGTAACTGAGGAATTGCCGACAAACGACGTCGAATCGGATGTATGTCAGAAGTCAAATGGAGTTAACTGCATTACTAACAGTGATGATAATGTGGCTGAATCCACAACAGAAGTGGAGAGTGTACCAAATTCAGGACCCACAGTCAAAATTTTAGAgatttgtgaaaattttgaaattgaagAACCTGTTAAACAAGAGTTAGAAGAAGCGGTTGTAGAAAGCGCTATcgataaagaaattattgagCCTAAATCTGATATAGATCTTGACAATGAGGACCCTAAAAAATTGCTTGAAGTTACCGAGCCTGAAATTGTGGATGAAAATGTTACTGTATCATCCGATCAGGTTGTAATTGCTGATGAAAATGCTATAGATAAACAAGAAATAGGCACTGAAAACAATATAACTGAACATagtattgaaaatgaaattcaGGATCAAACCACCATTGAAAGATCTATCATAGACCAAGCTCAAGTATGTGATGACAAAAATCAAAACAGTGACTTGGAATTAGGGTCAACTGTGGAATTCTGTGCTTCATCTACTACAATAAATGAAGGTGTGCATTTTGAAACTGAAATattgatagaaaaaaatgataatgatgttaatgaaaatgttataattgaatCGGAAACATTAATAACTgataattctaataatattttgagtgAATTAGGTGAAAACATTGAACTAAGTGATGTACTTCAATCATCTGACATGACAAGtaatgtagaaaataataatgcaacAGCTAAAGAAGAGGTCTTTAATAAGGAAGAATTACTGGACATATTACAAGGAAATGATGTTGACCAATCTTATATTGAGGGAAATGAAGCTGAGAAAGCATTACAACAACTTTCAATGCTCAAACAACATGGACGGTCTAcaaagaaagtaaaaaataaatcaaaagaaagtgttaaaaacaaagataataaatcTGTTGCAAATGAAAATGTAGAGAATAAAGTACAGGAGAAggataatattgttaatgtatTAGTTATGGATTGGGATGATGATGAGCCAGAAAATAAAGATCATCAGGACAGTGAATCATTGCCTCCAGATTCTGATAAGAAATGTCCACAGAATATAGAACCAAGTGAGGAACCTAGTGGACGATCATCTGTAGAATCAACAGTTAGTGAGGATACATCTCAAAAACAAGTTAAAAGTGAAGATGAAAGCCCACCTAAGAGATTAGGTAgagtgattaaaaaaaaggtaatcTTTGACCCTGATAACCCTGATACATTTACAAAATCTAAGACACCCTCTAAATCTAAAGAAGTTCATCAAAATAAAGATCAACCACCTATTAAGAAAGGTAAGATTGAGCATACACCTCAGCGAAATAAATCTAGAAGTCCCACATCAAAATTACAGTGGAAAAAACCATCTCCAAGaaatagtaaacaaaataaaagactGTCAGAAGTTGATAAGTTATTGATGGATGAAGGTGCagtaaatatgatatatcaaTTAACACCAGAAGCTCCAAAAGGCAGAAAAAATGTGAAGACTAAAGCtgagtttataaaaaagatacagAGTTCCACACCTGAGGGCAAGGAAATGAAATTCagagaaagaaagaaggaTGCTAGATATGATGATGGCGatgctaaaaaaatattggggGGAAAGCAAAGAAGCTCCTTGAGCAGTTCAGTAAAGTCACCTTCAGTTTGTGAGGATTTTGAGACTCACAGTGCTGATGATTCTATCATTTATCGCCGTCATTCCTCTAGTTCATATTCTAGTAGTTGTATGAGCCCTCGACGTCTCAGTGATGTAGAAGGAAACTCTCAAAGCTCAAAACCAGCTCCTGTACCCCAAACAGAGAAACAAAGTATGACCAATAATCACAATGACACTCAAAGCCAATCAGAAGACATATTTATGTTGGATGTAAATACAGTGACTTCAGATGTAAAGACAGAGCTTATCAATAAAGAAGATTGTTTatctataaaagaaaaacttaacTCAAAACTATCACTTGCTctgaataaaagaaaaagagaTAGTGCAAAAGTAGATAAGCCTGCAaagcagaaaaaaatattgaaacctGAAGAAAAGGAGGTCGTGAATGAAGTTACTAATACTTTAAGTTGTAACTTTAAGTTTGTATCCGTTAAAATAGACCAACATTTGGCTGaaatatgtttacaaaaaacaGGGTCAAAAGATAGTGTAGAG GTTTTGAAGGAGCTAGAACAAGCTCTTAAAAGCattgatgaaaataatgatatttctgTGACCCTGTTATCTTCTCAGTGTGGTACTCTTTGTTCCAGTTTGGATCTAAGTTTACTTTTAGATGAAAATAGTGAGATAAGAACTAAAAATGCATATGAACTTGCTGAATCTGTGAG GTCGCTGCTGGCTACGGTGAGCCGGCACCGCAAGCTGGTGTGCTGCGGCGTGTGGGGCGCGTGCTCGGGCGCGTGGGTGGCGCTGGTGGCGCTGTGCGACGTGGCGCTGGCGTCCGAGTGCGCGACCTTCTCGCtggccgcgcccgccgcgccctcGCTGCCCGGCgccgccgcgctcgccgcgcCGCACCGCGCGCTGCCGCACCCACTC gtGAACGATCTGGTGATATTCGGCAGGCGTATCTCCGCGTCGGAAGCGCTCCGCGGCGGGCTCGTGTCCCGCACCCTGTGGCCCTTCCGCTTCGACGAGCAAGTGCGCAATATCGTTAAGGATATTGCAATACAACCCACACAT GCTGTCCTGTTGAAGAAACGTCTTCTCGGCTTAAAGAAGTCTCGTGAGGGAGAGGTGGCCTTCCTCTCCTGCCTCGAGTCGGAGCGAGACCTGCTCGTGGAGTACTGGACCTCGGTCGAGGGTCAGGAATTGCTGCGAGCGGCCCTAGATGCCGCTTAA
- the LOC119840762 gene encoding uncharacterized protein LOC119840762 has product MVIFINFLFITLVLCAESSDNDETALYYYGLEESERGLPRCGERQACSALVARYWRARALLRLCRCARRLRCDTPASADRLIEINNRAYLQFCKPTTDWPECTINDTPLTVETSYDRMNPDEIENLHHEERQLTPPNIVLSCRCRYPNYWKLKTEEETISTYQCSSLPLCKSGDYCGNVDNDSLALYQSCLCPKNHICVHNGGISHIQISELLYRGKGWKAYCQPISDDYLYDY; this is encoded by the exons ATGGTCATATTCatcaattttctatttattacgtTAGTTTTATGTGCGGAAAGTAGCGACAACGACGAAactgctttatattattatggctTA GAGGAGAGCGAGCGCGGGCTCCCGCGCTGCGGCGAGCGGCAGGCGTGCTCCGCGCTGGTGGCGCGCTACTGGCGGGCGCGCGCGCTGCTGCGCCTGTGCCGCTGCGCGCGCCGCCTGCGCTGCGACACGCCCGCCAGCGCCGACAGGCTCATCGAGATTAACAACCGCGCGTATTTACAG TTCTGTAAACCTACAACGGATTGGCCCGAATGTACAATAAATGACACTCCGCTTACCGTCGAAACATCGTACGATAGAATGAATCCAGACGAAATCGAGAATTTACACCATGAGGAGCGCCAACTGACACCGCCAAATATCGTACTCAGTTGTCGATGTCGATACCCCAACTATTGGAAGTTGAAAACGGAAGAAGAAACAATTTCCACGTATCAGTGTTCCTCGCTACCATTGTGTAAATCAGGTGATTACTGCGGCAACGTAGACAACGACTCGCTTGCCCTGTACCAATCCTGCTTGTGCCCGAAGAATCACATATGTGTGCACAATGGCGGAATTTCTCACATACAAATATCGGAACTGTTGTACCGCGGAAAAGGATGGAAAGCATACTGTCAACCGATCAGCGACGATTATTTGTATGATTACTGa
- the LOC119840763 gene encoding chromosome transmission fidelity protein 8 homolog isoform X1 translates to MYYTLARNTYIESKSESNSGVPEWAIIELQGLVQTKKDLMSGPTVVGDLHYFSRNKHPVLILGHHVLNGKEIKLEQPMAVIEKETVCGKTEYKVKAIVKKKLLFKSRPKPIISNVAERV, encoded by the exons ATGTACTACACTTTGGCTCGTAATACCTATATTGAGAG TAAATCGGAGTCGAACAGCGGCGTACCCGAATGGGCTATTATAGAGCTGCAGGGTTTAGTGCAAACGAAAAAAGACCTTATGTCAGGGCCTACCGTGGTTGGAgatttgcattattttagtAGGAACAAACATCCAGTGTTAATTCTTGGTCATCATGTTTTAAatggaaaagaaataaaacttgaACAACCAATGGCagtaatagaaaaagaaactGTTTGTGGTAAAACCGAGTATAAAGTAAAAGCTattgttaaaaagaaattactgTTCAAGTCTAGGCCTAAACCAATTATATCAAATGTGGCTGAAAGagtgtaa
- the LOC119840763 gene encoding chromosome transmission fidelity protein 8 homolog isoform X2, giving the protein MQIYIDCKSESNSGVPEWAIIELQGLVQTKKDLMSGPTVVGDLHYFSRNKHPVLILGHHVLNGKEIKLEQPMAVIEKETVCGKTEYKVKAIVKKKLLFKSRPKPIISNVAERV; this is encoded by the exons ATGCAAATTTACATAGACTG TAAATCGGAGTCGAACAGCGGCGTACCCGAATGGGCTATTATAGAGCTGCAGGGTTTAGTGCAAACGAAAAAAGACCTTATGTCAGGGCCTACCGTGGTTGGAgatttgcattattttagtAGGAACAAACATCCAGTGTTAATTCTTGGTCATCATGTTTTAAatggaaaagaaataaaacttgaACAACCAATGGCagtaatagaaaaagaaactGTTTGTGGTAAAACCGAGTATAAAGTAAAAGCTattgttaaaaagaaattactgTTCAAGTCTAGGCCTAAACCAATTATATCAAATGTGGCTGAAAGagtgtaa